AAGCGCTTGCGCTTCCAGGTGGAAAAGGTGCTCCAGATGTCGATGTTCGATCGTCAGAAGTCGACGTTGAAGATGAAGGAGATTGATGCGAATGAGCTGATAACAGGAGTTATCAATACCTTTACGCTGAAAGTAGAACGATATAATGGTAAGATAACATCGAACCTTGAGGCCACTGATCCTGTTATATTTGCAGATGAGATGCATATCACAAATGTAATCTTTAATCTGATGGATAACGCGGTGAAATATAAGAAGCCGGAAGAGGATTTGGAGTTGAAAGTGAGAACATGGAATGAGTCGGGTAAGCTGATGATTTCGATACAAGACAACGGTATCGGTATCAAGAAGGAAAACCTGAAAAAGATATTTGAAAAGTTCTATCGTGTGCATACGGGTAATCTGCACGATGTGAAGGGCTTTGGGCTGGGATTGGCTTATGTGAAGAAGATTATCGTCGAACATAAGGGAACCATCCGGGCGGAAAGCGACCTGAACGTGGGAACTAAATTTATTATTGCATTACCTTTATTAAAAAATAATTGATATGGACGAGAAACTGCGTATTTTATTATGCGAGGATGACGAAAATCTTGGCATGCTTTTAAGAGAATATTTACAGGCAAAAGGTTATTCTGCTGAGTTATTTCCTGATGGCGAAGCCGGTTATAAGGCTTTCTTGAAGAATAAATATGACTTGTGCGTGTTTGACGTAATGATGCCTAAGAAAGATGGCTTCACACTGGCACAGGATGTCCGTGCAGCGAATGCTGAAATTCCTATTATCTTCCTGACTGCAAAAACGCTGAAAGAAGATATTCTGGAAGGATTTAAGATTGGTGCGGATGATTATATTACCAAACCGTTCAGCATGGAAGAATTGACGTTCAGAATTGAAGCAATCTTGAGACGTGTTCGCGGAAAGAAGAACAAAGAAAGTAATATCTATAAGATCGGTAAGTTTACCTTCGATACTCAGAAACAAATTTTGGCTTCGGAAGGCAAACAGACTAAGCTGACCACCAAAGAATCCGAATTGCTCGGATTGCTTTGCGCTCACGCCAATGAAATCCTGCAACGTGACTTTGCGCTGAAGACTATCTGGATTGATGATAACTATTTCAATGCCCGCAGTATGGACGTGTATATCACGAAACTGCGTAAGCACCTGAAAGAGGACGACTCTATCGAAATTATCAACATCCATGGAAAAGGCTATAAGTTGATTACGCCGGAAGTTGAATCTTAATGCGATTACATTCAGTAACCACAAATAAAAAATCCCGGAAACATTCGTTTCCGGGATTTTTATTAATTTCTAAGAAATTAATCAGCGATCTTCTTATTGATAATGATATAAGAAATGAGTCCCAGTACTACCAGTACTACCGAGGTACCCAAAATAGCGTTGTTGTTTACATTGCCTGTAAAGGAACAACCCAGCAGGATAACTACTCCGACCAAGATTAAGATCAATCCCAAGTTCTTTAATAAACCTTTCATGTGTGTGTATTTTAATAGATTATTATATTCCAGTCACAAATTAAAGCATAATTCTTTAACGGGCGAAATTATTTAAATAAAAAATCCATTATAAAGATAGGATTTAGTGGATTTTATGATTTAAAGGGCTGTTTCTCTGCTTAATCCTTCGTGTTGAAGAATACCTTTTTCAATACTTCCTGCCCGATGCTCAATTCTTCGAGGGTAATGCCGTGAAGCGCTTCCTTCAACGTCTGCCCGGCAATGATACGCGCTTTTTCTTCCAGCTCTTTTCCGTCTTTGGTGAGATGGATCAGATTGGTACGGCGGTCTTTCTTATCGGAGATGCGTACTACAAGATGCTGCCGTTCCATATTGTCAATCAAACGGGTCATGCTGGGCTTGTCCTTGAAAGTTGCATTACACAACTCTTGTTGTGTAACACCGTCTTTTTCCCATAGAAAAATGAGTACGGTCCATTGCTCGGGACTGATTTCCAGACCATTCAGACGGAAGTTACGGTACAGTTTACGGTTGATTGCCGCAGAAACCTTGCCATTCAATATGGCAAAAATAAGCCGGATGTCGAAGTTGAATTGCTCTATCATGAAATTATTGTTTAAACAACTTTGCAAAGTTAAACCACTTCGCTGATAATTCCTACATTAGGATATAAAAAAAGATTAAATATTTGTAGTTCAAAATAAATTGCCTAACTTTGCACCCGCATTTAAAAATCAAAGATTTATTTATTTAATTAAACGAAGTATGAATCAATACGAAACCGTTTTCATTTTAACTCCCGTTTTGTCTGATGTTCAGATGAAGGAAGCGGTAGAAAAATTCAAGGGTATTCTTCAAGCTGAAGGTGCTGAGATTATCAATGAGGAAAACTGGGGACTGAAGAAATTGGCTTATCCAATTCAGAAAAAGTCTACAGGTTTCTATCAACTGATTGAGTTCAATGCAGAACCTACTGTAATTGACAAGTTGGAAATAAATTTCCGTCGTGATGAACGCGTTATCCGTTTCTTGACTTTCAAGATGGATAAGTATGCTGCAGAGTATGCTGCTAAGAGAAGAAGTGTTAAATCAAACAAAAAGGAGGATTAATCATGGCACAACAAGTTCAATCAGAAATCAGATATTTAACTCCGCCGTCAGTAGACGTTAAGAAGAAAAAATACTGCCGTTTCAAAAAGAGCGGTATTCGTTACATTGACTACAAAGATCCTGAATTCTTGAAGAAATTCTTGAATGAACAAGGAAAGATCCTTCCGCGTCGCATCACAGGTACTTCTTTGAAGTTCCAACGTCGTATCGCGCAGGCTGTGAAGAGAGCTCGTCACTTGGCATTACTGCCTTATGTAACTGACATGATGAAATAAGAAGGAGGAAAGGTATGGAAATTATTTTAAAAGAAGACATAGTAAACTTGGGTTATAAGAACGATATCGTAAACGTGAAATCCGGATACGGTCGTAATTATCTGATCCCGACTGGAAAAGCTGTTATCGCTTCTCCTTCTGCAAAGAAAATGTTGGCTGAAGAACTGAAGCAACGTGCTCACAAACTTGAGAAAATCAAGAAAGATGCTGAAGCTGTTGCTGCTAAGTTGGAAGGCGTTACTTTGACTATTGCAACTAAAGTTAGCTCAACCGGTACTATCTTCGGTTCTGTTGGTAATATTCAGATTGCTGAAGCATTGGCTAAATTGGGTCACGAAATTGACAGAAAGATCATCGTTGTAAAAGACGCTGTGAAAGAAGTTGGTAACTACAAAGCTATAGTTAAACTTCACAAGGAAGTTTCGGTAGAAATTCCTTTCGAGGTAGTTGCTGAATAAGAGCAAATTTACTTCAATATATAAAAAGCGATTTGTTCTAATGAATAAATCGCTTTTTTTGTTTTCCTTGTTAATATTATGAAACTCAAATGTTGTTTTCTGAAGAAGAGGTTTTGGTTTCTGCTGATTACTTTTGGGATTGGCAGTACTCTCTATGCAAATAATGAATTGAAACTACTGACCGACTCTTTGCGTAGGGTGATAGATGAAAAACACATTTTTGTTCAAAAAAAAGAGGACAGAATCAACAGGATAAAGTGTATGTTGAAAAGTCCCGGTTTGACGCTTGAAGGAAAATATAAAATCAATCTTCGTTTATATGACGAATATAAGAAGTTTCATATCGATTCCGCTATTCATTTTGTAGAAGATAATATTGAAATCTCCCGTAAGCTGAATAAATCTTATTTGACGACTCAGTCGTCTTTACATTTGAGCCTTCTGTATTCAATGTGTGGCAGATTTAGAGAGGCGGAAATAATACTAAAAGGTATAGACTCTTCCTCACTACCTAAAGATTTGTTGGTTGCTTACTATGAAACTTATTCAAGTTTTTGGGGACATTATTCTATTTCGGTTGCTAATAATATTTACGGACAACAGCAGGCGGCTTATCAGGATTCACTGATTGCTCTCATCAATCATACCTCTTTAAGTTATAAAATGTCTCGAGCGTCTTATTATATATGGAGAGATACCTTGAGGTCGAAAGAGATTTTTAAGGAACTGTTGGAGATTGAAGAGGTGGGAACACCTAACTATGCTATGATTACTCATTTATACTCCAGGTTGTGCAGACATCAAAAAAAATATGATGAGGAAAAGAAATACTTGATATTATCAGCTATTGCCGATATACGGAATGCCACGAGAGAGAATGCTTCTTTACAAAATCTCGCATTGATACACTATGAAGAGAAGAAATTGGCAGATGCTTTTAAATTTACCCAGTCTGCTATTGATGATGTCATTTCTTCGGGAATTCATTTCAGGGCAATTGAAATTTATAAGTTCAATTCTATCATTAATACTGCTTATCAGACAGAGCAGTCTAGATCTAGATCAAATCTGACCACTTTTCTTATTTCTACGAGTATTATCCTATTTCTTTTAGTCTTATTGGTGATATGTATCTATATTCAGATGAAGAAGATATTGAAGATTAAGCGGGCATTGGCACAAAGTAATCAGGAGCTTTTAAGGCTGAATGACAAGCTGAACAATATTAATAATCAACTGAATGATACAAATAATCAGTTGTATGAGATTAGCAATGTGAAAGAACACTATATTGCTGAATTCTTTGATGTGTGTTTTAGCTATATCAGTAAGATGGAGAAATATCAGAATGTACTGTATAAGTATGCGATCAATAAATACTACGATGAATTAATTAAGAAATTGAAATCTTCCGCGCTTGTCGATGAAGAACTGACCGCTTTGTATGCCCGTTTTGATAAAGTCTTTTTAGGGTTATATCCTACTTTTGTCGCAGATTTTAATGCTTTATTGAAAGAAAGTGAGCAAATTGTTCTGAAACCGGATGCATTGTTGAATAGGGAACTTCGTATTTATGCCCTGTTGCGATTGGGAATCACGGACAGTGGTAAGATTGCTAACTTTCTCCGGTGCTCTACAAGTACAGTTTATAACTATCGCACACGAATGAGAAATAAGGCGGCAGTCGACAGGGATGAATTTGAGAATGAAATTATGAAAATAAATTCAACTCAAGAGAAATAATTACTGTTATAAAGAAAAAAAAGATTCCAAATCATCTACATTTTTTAGACCTTTCTAAATAACTAAATATTTATTATATAGTTATTTAATCTTATTTCTTATCTACATAAAGTTGTCCAAGCCGAATAAAACGTTGTTTATTTGGCTAGTTTTGCAATATCGGTTTTCGGTTTATCTGCCAGATGGCAAGAATTGATAACCTATCGATTTTTTGTACTTAAATTCACTATGTTTTATGGACACGCAATCTTCAGTAGACACAAAAGTTAAGGTCGGTATCATCGGTTTTGGTAGAATGGGACGATTCTATTGGGAAGCAATGCGAAAAAGTGGGCGATGGGATATTGCTTATATTTGTGATACTAATCCGGAATCTCGTCAGTTGGCTAAGGAACTATCTCCGGAATCTCGTATAGTAGAAGACAATCAATGTATTTTTGAGGATGAAAGTGTGCAAGTTGTCGGACTTTTCACTTTGGCGGATTCGCGAATGGGACAAATAGAAAAAGCGATTCGTTACGGAAAACATATTATTTCAGAAAAACCCGTCGCAGATACAATAGAGAATGAGTGGAAGGTTGTGGAAATGACGGAAAGCTCAAATCTTATTTCTACCGTGAACTTATATCTGCGCAATTCTTGGTATCATAATCTGATGAAAGAATATATCCAAGAGGGCGAAATAGGAGAATTGGCTATTATTCGTATTTGTCATATGACTCCCGGACTGGCACCGGGCGAAGGTCATGAATATGAAGGTCCTGCTTTTCATGACTGTGGAATGCATTATGTAGACATAACCCGTTGGTATGCCGGTTGCGATTATCGGACATGGAATGCCCAAGGGGTGAATATGTGGAACTATAAAGACCCTTGGTGGGTGCAATGCCACGGTACTTTTCAAAATGGCGTAGTCTTTGACATTACCCAAGGCTTTGTGTATGGACAGCTATCTAAAGATCAGACACATAATTCATACGTAGATATAATCGGAACGAAAGGGGTGGTGCGCATGACGCATGATTTTAATACTGCTGTTGTCGATTTGCACGGGGTGAATCAGACGCTTCGAGTGGAGAAACCTTTTGGTGGGAAGAATATAGACGTACTATGTGACTGGTTTGCGGATTCGGTACTAACCGGACAACGTAACCCCCGTTTGCCGTTAATGCGTGATTCAGCTATTGCGTCCGAATATGCATGGACGTTCTTGAAAGATACGCGTGCCCACGACCTGCCGGCTATCGGTAACCTGCGCACGTTGGAACAAATCCGTGAACGGAGAAGAAATATGAAAAATGGATATGGGTTGCTGCATAGTAATCTTCCACAAATAACGAACCCTTAAAACAAATAATTATGTCAGACATTTCGAGGAGAGATTTTCTCAAAACGGGCGCTATGGCCTTGGCAGGCATTACTATCGCTCCGAGTTCTATTTTAGGAATGAGCCATGGGCATGTGGCTCCCAGTGATAAATTAAATCTTGCTGCTGTGGGTATTGGCGGCATGGGACATGCCAATATCAATAAAGTGAAGGGCACGGAAAACATTGTGGCTCTTTGCGATGTGGACTGGAAATATGCAAAAGGTGTGTTTGACGAATTCCCGAAAGCGAAGAAATATTGGGATTATCGTAAGATGTACGATGAAATGGGCAAATCTATCGATGGAGTAATTATCGCTACTGCCGACCATACTCATGCTATTATCACTGCTGATGCGATGACAATAGGTAAGCACGTATTTTGCCAGAAACCGTTGACTCACTCTGTTTATGAGTCTCGTTTGTTGACTAAGTTGGCTGCTTCAACCGGTGTTGCCACTCAGATGGGTAATCAGGGAGCCTCCGACGAAGGTACGGATTTGGTTTGTGAATGGATATGGAACGGTGAAATAGGTGAAGTGACTAAGGTGGAATGTGCTACCGACCGTCCTATCTGGCCGCAAGGGTTAAATGCTCCTGAAAAGGCTGACCGTATCCCTAGTACATTGAATTGGGATTTGTTTACCGGCCCGGCTAAGTTGAATCCGTATAATGAGATTTATCATCCTTGGAATTGGCGCGGATGGTGGGATTATGGAACAGGCGCGTTGGGTGACATGGCTTGTCATATCCTGCATCAACCGTTCAGGGCCTTGAAACTGGGTTATCCTACTAAGGTAGAAGGTTCTTCTACGTTGTTGTTGAGTGCTTGTGCTCCGCAGGCTCAGCATGTGAAAATGATTTTCCCTGCCCGTGACAATATGCCGAAAGTGGCGATGCCGGAAGTTGAAATCCATTGGTATGACGGCGGTATGATGCCTGAACGTCCGAAAGGATTCCCGCAAGGTAAACAATTGATGCAGAGTGGCGGTGGCTTGACTATTTTCCACGGAACGAAAGATACTTTGATTTGCGGATGTTACGGACGGAACCCCTGGTTGCTTTCCGGTCGTAAACCAAATGCTCCGAAAGTTTGCCGCCGTGTGCCTAATGCTATGAATGGCGGTCACGAAATGGACTGGGTACGTGCTTGTAAAGAAGACAAGTCAAGTCGCATCATGACTAAATCTGACTTCTCCGAAGCAGGACCAATGAATGAAATGGTAGTAATGGGAGTATTGGCTATCCGTTTGCAAGCTTTGAACAAGACTTTGGAATGGGACGGTGCTAATATGTGTTTTACCAACATCGGTGATAATGAAACTATCCGGACTTGTATAAAAGATGGCTTCAAGATTCATGACGGTCATCCTACTTTCGACAAGACTTGGACAGAGCCGGTGAATGCGAAACAATTCGCAGCCGAACTGGTGAAACACAACTATCGTGAAGGCTGGAGACTGCCTGATATGCCAAGATAAGAAGAATAACTTAATCAAATAACAGAATAATATCATGAAAAAAGTATTTTATCCTTTGGCTTGTTGCCTGGTTGCGGGAGTTTTCACTTCTTGTGGTGGTCAGAAAGCCGGAAATGCTCAAGGCGAGCAGACATCAGACAAGGTTGCATTGTCTTATTCAAAATCATTGAAAGCAGTGGAAGCAGACAGCTTGAATTTACCAGTTGATAAGGATGGTTACATTACTATCTTCGACGGTGAAACGTTCAACGGATGGCGTGGTTATGGTAAGGATCGTGTTCCTTCCAAGTGGACAATCGAAGATAGTTGCATCAAATTCAACGGAACCGGTGGCGGTGAAGCACAGGACGGTGACGGTGGCGACCTGATTTTTGCTCACAAGTTTAAAAACTTCGAACTGGAGATGGAGTGGAAAGTTTCTAAAGGTGGCAACTCCGGTATCTTCTATTTAGCTCAGGAAGTTACATCGAAAGATAAAGACGGTAATGATGTGCTTGAACCTATTTATATTTCCGCACCCGAATATCAGGTGTTGGACAATGCTAATCATCCGGATGCAAAATTGGGTAAGGATGGTAACCGTCAGTCAGCTTCTCTGTATGACATGATTCCGGCTGTTCCTCAAAACTCTAAACCGTTCGGTGAATGGAATAAAGCGAAGATTATGGTTTATAAAGGCACGGTTGTTCACGGACAAAACGATGAAAACGTGTTGGAATATCACCTGTGGACAAAACAGTGGACAGATATGTTGCAGGCAAGCAAGTTTAGCGAAGATAAATGGCCTTTGGCATTTGAATTGCTGAACAATTGCGGTGGCGAAAACCATGAAGGATTTATCGGATTGCAAGATCATGGTGATGATGTTTGGTTCCGCAATATCCGTGTGAAGATTTTAGACTGACTTCACTAACTAACCACAGCTTTCACAGGTAAATGAGGATTTTGTTTACTTGTGGAAGCTGTATATTTTATAACTCCTGATATCTATTATATGAGAACCCGAATTTATTTATGTGCTTTGGTCGTTCTTCTCATGATTCCGGTTACGATGATCGCACAGACGAAGAAAAAAGCTAAAAAGGCAAAGAAAGAAGTAGCTATTCAGCTCTATTCTGTTAGAGATATATTGAATAAGGTGGACAATAAGGACGGTAAGTGTGATCCGGCTTATACCGCTATTCTCGAGAAATTGGCAAAAATGGGTTATACCGGTGTTGAAGCGGCCAATTATAATAATGGTAAATTTTACGATAGAACTCCCCGGCAATTCAAGAAAGATATCGAGTCGACTGGAATGAAAGTCTTGTCTTCGCATTGTACACGTGGATTGTCGAAGGAAGAATTGGCTTCCGGTGATTATTCAAAATCACTGGAATGGTGGGACCAGTGTATTGCAGACCATAAGGCAGCAGGTATGAAATATATCGTAGCTCCCTGGATGGATGTTCTTAAAACACTGAAGGATTTGGAAACTTACTGTGCTTATTACAATGAAATAGGCAGACGTTGTAAGCAGCAAGGCTTGCAGTTTGGTTATCATAATCATGCTCATGAATTCCAAAAAGTGGAAGGTAATGTGATGTATGACTATATGCTGGAACATACGAATCCCGAATACGTTTTCTTCCAGATGGATGTTTACTGGGTGGTTCGCGGACAAAACAGTCCGGTTGATTATTTTAATAAATATCCGGGCAGGTTCAAGATATTCCATATCAAAGACCACAGGGAAATCGGTCAAAGTGGAATGGTAGGTTTCGATGCAATTTTTAATAATGCAAAGACGGCAGGGGTGAACTATCTTGTTGCTGAAATCGAGAAATATAGTATCCCGGTAGAAGAGAGTGTAGAAGTGAGTCTGGGTTATTTATTGGATGCTCCTTTTGTGAAAAGCTCCTATTCCAAATAATGTCTGTTTCCAATAGTATAAACAGCTAACAATAAGGCATAAAAAAAGTCTGTGCATGCTTTGTGCATGTCAGACTTTCAATTCTCTCAAGCTGTTAGTGAATATTATTCAGCTACAGTTTCAGTTACTTCTACTGCTACGCTATCAGTTGCTGTAGTATCTGCTGCTGCCTTTTCTGCTTCAAGAGCTGCTGCTTCTACTGCTGCGATTGAGTCAGCGATACGGATAGAATCTGCAGTTGCTTTTGCTGCGTCAGCTGCTTTGTTACCACAAGATGCGAATGATACTGCTACGATAGCTACGGCCATCAAAACTAATTTTTTCATTTTCTTTGCTTTTTAAAAACGTAATACAATCAATTGCTTTATTAAAACGCTGCAAAGGTATGTACTTTTTCAATATGTTGTTCTCGAAAAGCCAACTATTTTTATATTTTTTTTGGTAACGGCTCTCTTTTTTGCTCTTTCCCTATGTTTTAGAACATATTATTCGATAGCTATACTGTTATATAAGTATCTTTTGATACTTCTTTTCGGCGTTTTCTCGAATTCCGTAGGATAGAGTTGTATTTTGCTGATTTTCTCGTAAGCGGCTACGTTGGCATTCAGGTTCTTGAGGTTTTCATCCATAATTGTTTTCAGGTTGTCGGGGTTGTTCAATCCGAGTGAATCCAGCGCTTCGTAATCGGCATAGACAAGTGCTACCAACTTCTTATTACGTTCGATGACGATACTTTCGAGGATAAACGGCAGGCTGTTGAGCTTTGTTTCCAATTCTTCCGGGAAGATATTCTGTCCGCTAGAACTCAGAATCATAGTCTTGAGACGTCCGCGAATGAAAATATTGCCGTTGGCATCCATTGTTCCGAGGTCACCGGTACGCAACCAGCCGTCTTCAGTGAATACTTCCTGTGTGGCTTCGGGATTCTTGTAGTATCCTACCATTGTGTTCTCACCGCGTACTTGTATTTCTCCCACTTCCGCTTCCGGGTTTTCCTTGTAGATACGGGCTTCCATAATATCCAGAATCTTACCGGAAGAACCCAATACAAATTCATTCCACGGAGCATAGCTGATAAGCGGACCACATTCCGTCATTCCGTAACCGATGGTAAAAGGGAACTTGATTTTATAAAAAAACTCTTCCACTTCCTTATCCATAGCGGCACCGCCGATGATGATTTCTTTGAAACGTCCGCCCAATGCGTCGATGAGCCGTTTGCGTATCTGATTATAAATTTGGGTGTCGAGCAAGGGAATATTAAGCGCCCACTTCATTCCTTTCTTATTAATAAGAGGTTGGATGATATTCTTGTATATTTTCTCGATGACGAGTGGGACGGTGATAATCAGATTCGGTTTCACTTCCTCAAAAGCCTTCATAATGATTTTGGGCGAAGGCGTTTTCCCGAGCAAAGTGACATGCGTGCCGACGGCTGTTGCTGTCAGAAAGTCGAACGCACAACCGTAAGCATGCGCCAGCGGAAGGAAGGAAAGCACTTTGTCCCCCTTTTTGAGTAATTCGGTACGGATTCCGAAAGTGACGTTTCCGGCGAGATTATTGCCGGTTAGCATGACTCCCTTGCTGAAGCCGGTAGTGCCGGACGTATAGTTCAAGAGCATTACTTTGTCATTGGACAAAGTGGTGTATTGCACATCTTCGCGTGTAAATCCTTTCGGATAAGAAGAGTGCATTTCCTTATCGGTATTCTTCAGAAACTTCTGTATCGTTTCTCCGTCACGTTGATACAGGCAACGGAAGTCAGTCAGTGAAAATACGCCCCTTAATCCGGGCAGTTTCTCTTCTTCCAGATTTTCCCAAATGCTGTCGCTTGTAAACAGGAAGACAGATTCGGAATGATTGACGATATGATGTACATCGTTAGGGGTAAAGTCTTGAAGGATAGGCACAACGATTGCGCCATAGGTGATAGTTGCCATATAGGCAATACACCAATGTGCGTTATTTTTGCCGATAACGGATATTTTATCTCCTCTGCGAAGACTACAATGCTTGAATAACAAGTGCAAACGGGCGATTTCTTCAGCTACCTCCCCGTATGTATAGTGGGTATTTTCTCCGTAATCAGTGTAACAAGGCAAATCCCAGTTCTCACGAAAACTATTTTCGTATAGTTTAATGAAATTCTCTTTAATCATTGCACGTTTTTTAGTGAATTGTGCAAAAATAGGAATAAACTTTCGTATCTAAAAGGGTTTTACTAATAATAATGTGTAACTTTGCACTAAATATGTGTTATGACAGCTTATGATAGATACCACTGTATTCCAAAATAAGACAGCCGTTTATTATACATTAGGCTGCAAATTAAATTTTTCAGAGACTTCGACTATTGGTAAAATTCTGCGTGAAGCAGGTGTACGGACTGCGCGTAAAGGCGAAAAAGCGGATATCTGTGTGGTAAATACCTGCTCGGTGACGGAGATGGCGGATAAGAAATGCCGACAGACTATTCACCGGTTGGTCAAACAGCATCCCGGTGCTTTTGTGGTGGTGACCGGATGTTATGCGCAGTTGAAACCCGGCGATGTGGCAAAAATAGACGGAGTGGACGTAGTATTGGGAGCCGAACAGAAAGGCGAGGTGCTCCAGTACCTGGGCGACCTGCAAAAACATGAAAAAGGTGAAGCTATCACTACTGCGACCAAAGATATCCGTTCCTTTTCTCCTTCGTGTTCACGGGGCGACCGTACGCGCTATTTCCTGAAAGTACAGGATGGTTGCGATTACTTCTGTTCCTATTGCACCATTCCCTTTGCGCGCGGGCGAAGTCGTAACGGAACCATTGCTTCTATGGTAGAGCAGGCTAGGCAAGCTGCCGCGGAAGGTGGAAAAGAAATCGTCCTGACCGGAGTGAATATCGGAGATTTCGGCAAGACAACGGGAGAAAGTTTCTTCGACTTGGTGAAAGCATTGGATCAGGTGGAAGGAATCGAACGTTACCGTATATCCTCTATCGAACCCAATCTGTTGACGGATGAAATTATCGAGTTCGTATCTCATTCCCATCGCTTTATGCCTCATTTTCATATTCCTTTGCAATCGGGATGCGATGAAGTCTTGAAGTTAATGCGCCGCCGGTATGATACAGCTCTCTTTGCTTCGAAAATAAAGAAGATTAAAGAGGTGATGCCGGATGCCTTTATCGGTGTGGATGTGATTGTAGGCACACGTGGAGAAACAGAGGGATATTTCGAACAAGCCTATCAATTCATTGCCGGACTGGATGTGACGCAACTACATGTGTTCAGTTATTCCGAACGTCCCGGAACACAAGCGCTGAAAATAGACTATGTGGTTTCTCCTGAAGAAAAGCATCAGCGTAGCCAACGGCTGTTGTCGCTTTCGGATGAAAAGACGCAGGCTTTCTATGCCCGTCATATCGGGCAGGTTATGCCGGTGTTGATGGAGAAATCGAAAGCAGGCGCTCCGATGCATGGATTTACGGAAAATTATATCCGTGTGGAAGTGGAAAGTGATAACTCGCTCGACAATCAGGTAGTCAATGTGCGTCTGGGCGATTTTAACGAAGATAAGACAGCATTAAAAGGTACAATTCTGATATAAGCATGAAATCAAAACTTATCTATTGGCTCGTATCTACCGGAATGTGGCTTTTTTCAGCCCTTCCGTTCCGAATATTGTATATCCTTTCGGGTTTTAATTATCTGTTGATGTATCGTGTGGGGAGATATCGCCGGAAAGTAGTGCGGGAGAACCTCGC
This portion of the Bacteroides acidifaciens genome encodes:
- a CDS encoding Gfo/Idh/MocA family oxidoreductase, translated to MSDISRRDFLKTGAMALAGITIAPSSILGMSHGHVAPSDKLNLAAVGIGGMGHANINKVKGTENIVALCDVDWKYAKGVFDEFPKAKKYWDYRKMYDEMGKSIDGVIIATADHTHAIITADAMTIGKHVFCQKPLTHSVYESRLLTKLAASTGVATQMGNQGASDEGTDLVCEWIWNGEIGEVTKVECATDRPIWPQGLNAPEKADRIPSTLNWDLFTGPAKLNPYNEIYHPWNWRGWWDYGTGALGDMACHILHQPFRALKLGYPTKVEGSSTLLLSACAPQAQHVKMIFPARDNMPKVAMPEVEIHWYDGGMMPERPKGFPQGKQLMQSGGGLTIFHGTKDTLICGCYGRNPWLLSGRKPNAPKVCRRVPNAMNGGHEMDWVRACKEDKSSRIMTKSDFSEAGPMNEMVVMGVLAIRLQALNKTLEWDGANMCFTNIGDNETIRTCIKDGFKIHDGHPTFDKTWTEPVNAKQFAAELVKHNYREGWRLPDMPR
- a CDS encoding DUF1080 domain-containing protein; the encoded protein is MKKVFYPLACCLVAGVFTSCGGQKAGNAQGEQTSDKVALSYSKSLKAVEADSLNLPVDKDGYITIFDGETFNGWRGYGKDRVPSKWTIEDSCIKFNGTGGGEAQDGDGGDLIFAHKFKNFELEMEWKVSKGGNSGIFYLAQEVTSKDKDGNDVLEPIYISAPEYQVLDNANHPDAKLGKDGNRQSASLYDMIPAVPQNSKPFGEWNKAKIMVYKGTVVHGQNDENVLEYHLWTKQWTDMLQASKFSEDKWPLAFELLNNCGGENHEGFIGLQDHGDDVWFRNIRVKILD
- a CDS encoding sugar phosphate isomerase/epimerase family protein, coding for MRTRIYLCALVVLLMIPVTMIAQTKKKAKKAKKEVAIQLYSVRDILNKVDNKDGKCDPAYTAILEKLAKMGYTGVEAANYNNGKFYDRTPRQFKKDIESTGMKVLSSHCTRGLSKEELASGDYSKSLEWWDQCIADHKAAGMKYIVAPWMDVLKTLKDLETYCAYYNEIGRRCKQQGLQFGYHNHAHEFQKVEGNVMYDYMLEHTNPEYVFFQMDVYWVVRGQNSPVDYFNKYPGRFKIFHIKDHREIGQSGMVGFDAIFNNAKTAGVNYLVAEIEKYSIPVEESVEVSLGYLLDAPFVKSSYSK
- a CDS encoding long-chain fatty acid--CoA ligase, with product MIKENFIKLYENSFRENWDLPCYTDYGENTHYTYGEVAEEIARLHLLFKHCSLRRGDKISVIGKNNAHWCIAYMATITYGAIVVPILQDFTPNDVHHIVNHSESVFLFTSDSIWENLEEEKLPGLRGVFSLTDFRCLYQRDGETIQKFLKNTDKEMHSSYPKGFTREDVQYTTLSNDKVMLLNYTSGTTGFSKGVMLTGNNLAGNVTFGIRTELLKKGDKVLSFLPLAHAYGCAFDFLTATAVGTHVTLLGKTPSPKIIMKAFEEVKPNLIITVPLVIEKIYKNIIQPLINKKGMKWALNIPLLDTQIYNQIRKRLIDALGGRFKEIIIGGAAMDKEVEEFFYKIKFPFTIGYGMTECGPLISYAPWNEFVLGSSGKILDIMEARIYKENPEAEVGEIQVRGENTMVGYYKNPEATQEVFTEDGWLRTGDLGTMDANGNIFIRGRLKTMILSSSGQNIFPEELETKLNSLPFILESIVIERNKKLVALVYADYEALDSLGLNNPDNLKTIMDENLKNLNANVAAYEKISKIQLYPTEFEKTPKRSIKRYLYNSIAIE
- the mtaB gene encoding tRNA (N(6)-L-threonylcarbamoyladenosine(37)-C(2))-methylthiotransferase MtaB produces the protein MIDTTVFQNKTAVYYTLGCKLNFSETSTIGKILREAGVRTARKGEKADICVVNTCSVTEMADKKCRQTIHRLVKQHPGAFVVVTGCYAQLKPGDVAKIDGVDVVLGAEQKGEVLQYLGDLQKHEKGEAITTATKDIRSFSPSCSRGDRTRYFLKVQDGCDYFCSYCTIPFARGRSRNGTIASMVEQARQAAAEGGKEIVLTGVNIGDFGKTTGESFFDLVKALDQVEGIERYRISSIEPNLLTDEIIEFVSHSHRFMPHFHIPLQSGCDEVLKLMRRRYDTALFASKIKKIKEVMPDAFIGVDVIVGTRGETEGYFEQAYQFIAGLDVTQLHVFSYSERPGTQALKIDYVVSPEEKHQRSQRLLSLSDEKTQAFYARHIGQVMPVLMEKSKAGAPMHGFTENYIRVEVESDNSLDNQVVNVRLGDFNEDKTALKGTILI